From the genome of Sulfitobacter sp. DSM 110093, one region includes:
- a CDS encoding BadF/BadG/BcrA/BcrD ATPase family protein: MNNSAPLLIAVDGGGTGCRVAVGTRYDGILGRAAGGRANIGTEPDQALVNIRQTVERAMAEAGLPLSALKDATAFVGLAGMDKARDEARLRAALPFQRIIADDDRPACVVGALGEGCAGWVLAIGTGTIVAATDGVAFRYAGSWGFHLADQGSGAWLGCRAMNEALQCYDGLTPHSDLTRAVLAEFGDDPSALVAFSLTAKPGDYAAFAPKVIAAAKTADRHAQALMQEGAAYYIRALKALDFTPGDPLCLLGGIGPHYANFLPKDHLSGLVKPQGAALDGAFHLLCKAAAEEALP; this comes from the coding sequence ATGAACAATTCTGCCCCTCTTTTGATCGCTGTGGACGGCGGCGGCACCGGTTGCCGTGTGGCTGTTGGCACGCGTTATGACGGTATCCTTGGCCGCGCCGCAGGTGGGCGTGCGAATATCGGCACTGAGCCAGATCAGGCTTTAGTGAATATCCGCCAGACGGTAGAGCGTGCCATGGCTGAGGCTGGGCTACCCCTTTCGGCCTTGAAGGATGCGACGGCATTCGTGGGCTTGGCGGGGATGGACAAGGCGCGGGATGAGGCGCGTCTGCGCGCGGCATTGCCGTTCCAGCGGATCATCGCAGACGACGACCGCCCGGCCTGCGTTGTCGGTGCACTTGGCGAAGGGTGCGCAGGCTGGGTGCTGGCCATCGGCACAGGTACCATCGTCGCGGCAACCGATGGCGTGGCGTTTCGCTATGCCGGTAGTTGGGGGTTTCATCTGGCCGACCAAGGTTCGGGCGCATGGCTGGGCTGCAGGGCAATGAACGAAGCCCTTCAGTGCTATGATGGGCTGACGCCGCATAGTGATTTGACCCGCGCGGTGCTGGCAGAGTTTGGCGATGACCCTTCGGCGCTGGTTGCGTTTAGCTTGACGGCCAAGCCGGGGGATTACGCGGCTTTCGCGCCCAAAGTGATCGCGGCAGCAAAGACGGCGGATCGCCATGCGCAGGCGTTGATGCAAGAGGGGGCCGCCTATTACATCCGCGCTTTGAAGGCGTTGGATTTCACACCAGGCGATCCACTTTGCCTGCTGGGTGGGATAGGCCCGCATTACGCTAATTTCCTGCCCAAAGATCATCTATCGGGTCTGGTCAAACCACAGGGTGCGGCGCTCGATGGGGCGTTTCATCTGCTGTGCAAGGCCGCGGCAGAAGAGGCGTTGCCATGA